One part of the Anopheles coustani chromosome 2, idAnoCousDA_361_x.2, whole genome shotgun sequence genome encodes these proteins:
- the LOC131262259 gene encoding sodium/hydrogen exchanger 6 isoform X1, translating into MSKWRVKLQNRPRYRFLPVVVLLLLAQWCLLDAVVTGESTDIELDAKANKIHQIDSLNLLLYTCLLTLTVLTIWLFKHRRVSWLHETGLAVIYGLIVGAIIRYAGTTTPIIHVSVEAEPDAKFNQSLPPDTLWLKFPGNLPHGSDQPVKANKTYTYSFRGELGNVEENEIDLKATFDPEVFFNIILPPIIFHAGYSLKRKYFFRNLGAILMFAIIGTTLSAFLIGALMYGFVQLMPKLKSSFTFLDTLYFGALISPTDPLTILAIFSDKHVDVNLYALVFGESVLNDAVAIVLSGAIQNYGEHYSSNGEFEGHAFLRSLGDFFSVFAFSLLIGASMGSVTAMMTKFTRIRDFPLLESALFVLMSYSTFLIAEASELTGVVAVLFCGICQAHYTYNNLSDDSRTRTKQIFELLNFLAENFIFSYIGVSMFTFPKHHFDPLFIFTGFMCAAIGRAVNIYPLSALLNIARKPKISWNFQHMLFFAGLRGAMSFALAIRNTVSDARQAMLTTTSLIVITTVIIQGGASNFLLNWLHIPVGVDDETEALPYQGVRSVYNSMENTAGSIDVGLNLSQLQVNRRSSLDLDNPDSEGATTPGGTRRGHEKAVLARLWGNFDSRYMKPLLTHSRPTLLETLPVCLSPLARLLTTTEQLTQDGPTRRPDSDSDLCIDDDDRISRGGPTEGASVRRNSINRLEIMDDSNVHATFHASTANIANRIIQQGRRASGKIFHF; encoded by the exons ATGAGCAAGTGGCGGGTAAAGTTGCAGAATCGGCCGCGATATCGGTTCCTTCCCGtggtggtgctgttgctgctagCCCAATGGTGCCTCCTGGATGCAGTCGTGACAGGCGAATCGACCGACATCGAGCTCGATGCTAAAGCGAACAAGATTCATCAAATAGATTCCCTGAATCTATTACTTTACACCTGCCTGCTAACGCTGACGGTGCTAACAATCTGGTTGTTCAAACATCGTCGAGTTTCCTGGCTGCACGAAACGGGCCTGGCCGTTATTTATG GTCTTATTGTTGGTGCCATCATACGGTATGCCGGAACTACTACTCCAATCATACATGTGTCTGTCGAGGCGGAACCGGATGCTAAGTTCAATCAGAGCCTTCCACCGGACACACTATGGTTGAAGTTCCCGGGAAACCTGCCCCATGGCTCCGACCAGCCGGTGAAGGCGAACAAAACCTACACGTACAGTTTCCGCGGCGAACTGGGCAATGTGGAGGAGAACGAAATCGACCTGAAGGCGACTTTCGATCCGGAAGTATTTTTCAACATTATTCTCCCACCGATAATCTTCCACGCCGGGTACAGTTTGAAAAGG AAATACTTCTTTCGAAATCTTGGCGCTATCTTGATGTTTGCCATCATTGGTACAACGCTGTCGGCCTTCTTGATCGGAGCACTGATGTACGGGTTCGTGCAGCTGATGCCAAAACTGAAATCGAGCTTCACCTTTCTGGACACGCTGTACTTTGGGGCACTTATTTCTCCCACGGATCCGCTAACGATTCTGGCTATCTTTAGCGACAAGCACGTGGACGTTAATTTATACGCTTTGGTGTTCGGTGAGAGTGTTCTGAACGACGCAGTTGCCATCGTTCTTAGCGG CGCAATTCAAAACTACGGTGAACACTACTCAAGCAACGGGGAGTTCGAAGGGCATGCGTTTTTGCGTTCGCTGGGAGACTTTTTCAGCGTATTTGCCTTCTCCCTGCTGATCGGTGCATCGATGGGTTCTGTGACGGCAATGATGACCAAATTCACTCGGATACGAGACTTCCCGCTGCTCGAGTCGGCCCTTTTCGTGCTGATGTCGTACAGTACGTTTTTGATAGCGGAAGCATCGGAATTAACGG GAGTGGTCGCGGTACTGTTTTGCGGTATTTGTCAGGCTCATTACACGTACAACAATCTGTCGGACGATTCGCGGACACGAACGAAGCAAATTTTCGAACTACTCAACTTCCTTGCGGAGAACTTTATCTTTTCGTACATCGGCGTGTCCATGTTTACGTTCCCGAAGCATCACTTCGATCCGCTGTTCATTTTTACCGGATTT aTGTGTGCGGCCATCGGACGTGCGGTGAATATTTATCCTCTTTCGGCACTGCTGAACATTGCTAGAAAACCAAAGATATCGTGGAACTTCCAGCATATGCTGTTCTTCGCTG GTCTGAGAGGCGCTATGTCGTTCGCTCTTGCCATTAGAAACACCGTGTCCGATGCGCGACAAGCCATGTTAACGACCACATCGTTAATCGTCATTACTACGGTCATCATTCAGGGTGGTGCATCCAATTTTCTACTCAACTGGCTGCACATTCC CGTTGGAGTTGACGACGAAACAGAAGCCCTGCCCTACCAAGGCGTACGTAGC GTGTACAACTCGATGGAGAACACAGCCGGG TCGATCGACGTCGGTTTAAATCTAAGTCAACTGCAAGTGAATAGGCGAAGCTCTTTG GACTTGGATAATCCAGACAGTGAAGGTGCGACTACACCCGGAGGAACCCGCAGAGGCCACGAAAAGGCCGTTCTAGCAAGATTGTGGGGCAATTTTGATTCGAG ATACATGAAACCACTGCTAACGCACTCGCGGCCAACCTTACTCGAGACGCTGCCGGTTTGTTTGAGTCCCTTGGCCCGGCTGCTAACGACCACCGAGCAATTAACTCAG GATGGCCCGACAAGACGGCCCGATTCGGACTCTGATCTGTGCATCGATGATGACGATCGGATTTCACGTGGCGGACCCACCGAGGGCGCCAGCGTACGGAGAAACTCCATCAATCGC TTAGAAATTATGGACGATAGCAACGTCCACGCTACGTTTCACGCGTCTACCGCAAACATCGCCAACCGGATCATACAGCAGGGACGGAGAGCAAGTGGTAAAATATTCCACTTTTAA
- the LOC131262259 gene encoding sodium/hydrogen exchanger 7 isoform X2 has protein sequence MSKWRVKLQNRPRYRFLPVVVLLLLAQWCLLDAVVTGESTDIELDAKANKIHQIDSLNLLLYTCLLTLTVLTIWLFKHRRVSWLHETGLAVIYGLIVGAIIRYAGTTTPIIHVSVEAEPDAKFNQSLPPDTLWLKFPGNLPHGSDQPVKANKTYTYSFRGELGNVEENEIDLKATFDPEVFFNIILPPIIFHAGYSLKRKYFFRNLGAILMFAIIGTTLSAFLIGALMYGFVQLMPKLKSSFTFLDTLYFGALISPTDPLTILAIFSDKHVDVNLYALVFGESVLNDAVAIVLSGAIQNYGEHYSSNGEFEGHAFLRSLGDFFSVFAFSLLIGASMGSVTAMMTKFTRIRDFPLLESALFVLMSYSTFLIAEASELTGVVAVLFCGICQAHYTYNNLSDDSRTRTKQIFELLNFLAENFIFSYIGVSMFTFPKHHFDPLFIFTGFMCAAIGRAVNIYPLSALLNIARKPKISWNFQHMLFFAGLRGAMSFALAIRNTVSDARQAMLTTTSLIVITTVIIQGGASNFLLNWLHIPVGVDDETEALPYQGVRSVYNSMENTAGSIDVGLNLSQLQVNRRSSLDLDNPDSEGATTPGGTRRGHEKAVLARLWGNFDSRYMKPLLTHSRPTLLETLPVCLSPLARLLTTTEQLTQDGPTRRPDSDSDLCIDDDDRISRGGPTEGASVRRNSINRLKHGV, from the exons ATGAGCAAGTGGCGGGTAAAGTTGCAGAATCGGCCGCGATATCGGTTCCTTCCCGtggtggtgctgttgctgctagCCCAATGGTGCCTCCTGGATGCAGTCGTGACAGGCGAATCGACCGACATCGAGCTCGATGCTAAAGCGAACAAGATTCATCAAATAGATTCCCTGAATCTATTACTTTACACCTGCCTGCTAACGCTGACGGTGCTAACAATCTGGTTGTTCAAACATCGTCGAGTTTCCTGGCTGCACGAAACGGGCCTGGCCGTTATTTATG GTCTTATTGTTGGTGCCATCATACGGTATGCCGGAACTACTACTCCAATCATACATGTGTCTGTCGAGGCGGAACCGGATGCTAAGTTCAATCAGAGCCTTCCACCGGACACACTATGGTTGAAGTTCCCGGGAAACCTGCCCCATGGCTCCGACCAGCCGGTGAAGGCGAACAAAACCTACACGTACAGTTTCCGCGGCGAACTGGGCAATGTGGAGGAGAACGAAATCGACCTGAAGGCGACTTTCGATCCGGAAGTATTTTTCAACATTATTCTCCCACCGATAATCTTCCACGCCGGGTACAGTTTGAAAAGG AAATACTTCTTTCGAAATCTTGGCGCTATCTTGATGTTTGCCATCATTGGTACAACGCTGTCGGCCTTCTTGATCGGAGCACTGATGTACGGGTTCGTGCAGCTGATGCCAAAACTGAAATCGAGCTTCACCTTTCTGGACACGCTGTACTTTGGGGCACTTATTTCTCCCACGGATCCGCTAACGATTCTGGCTATCTTTAGCGACAAGCACGTGGACGTTAATTTATACGCTTTGGTGTTCGGTGAGAGTGTTCTGAACGACGCAGTTGCCATCGTTCTTAGCGG CGCAATTCAAAACTACGGTGAACACTACTCAAGCAACGGGGAGTTCGAAGGGCATGCGTTTTTGCGTTCGCTGGGAGACTTTTTCAGCGTATTTGCCTTCTCCCTGCTGATCGGTGCATCGATGGGTTCTGTGACGGCAATGATGACCAAATTCACTCGGATACGAGACTTCCCGCTGCTCGAGTCGGCCCTTTTCGTGCTGATGTCGTACAGTACGTTTTTGATAGCGGAAGCATCGGAATTAACGG GAGTGGTCGCGGTACTGTTTTGCGGTATTTGTCAGGCTCATTACACGTACAACAATCTGTCGGACGATTCGCGGACACGAACGAAGCAAATTTTCGAACTACTCAACTTCCTTGCGGAGAACTTTATCTTTTCGTACATCGGCGTGTCCATGTTTACGTTCCCGAAGCATCACTTCGATCCGCTGTTCATTTTTACCGGATTT aTGTGTGCGGCCATCGGACGTGCGGTGAATATTTATCCTCTTTCGGCACTGCTGAACATTGCTAGAAAACCAAAGATATCGTGGAACTTCCAGCATATGCTGTTCTTCGCTG GTCTGAGAGGCGCTATGTCGTTCGCTCTTGCCATTAGAAACACCGTGTCCGATGCGCGACAAGCCATGTTAACGACCACATCGTTAATCGTCATTACTACGGTCATCATTCAGGGTGGTGCATCCAATTTTCTACTCAACTGGCTGCACATTCC CGTTGGAGTTGACGACGAAACAGAAGCCCTGCCCTACCAAGGCGTACGTAGC GTGTACAACTCGATGGAGAACACAGCCGGG TCGATCGACGTCGGTTTAAATCTAAGTCAACTGCAAGTGAATAGGCGAAGCTCTTTG GACTTGGATAATCCAGACAGTGAAGGTGCGACTACACCCGGAGGAACCCGCAGAGGCCACGAAAAGGCCGTTCTAGCAAGATTGTGGGGCAATTTTGATTCGAG ATACATGAAACCACTGCTAACGCACTCGCGGCCAACCTTACTCGAGACGCTGCCGGTTTGTTTGAGTCCCTTGGCCCGGCTGCTAACGACCACCGAGCAATTAACTCAG GATGGCCCGACAAGACGGCCCGATTCGGACTCTGATCTGTGCATCGATGATGACGATCGGATTTCACGTGGCGGACCCACCGAGGGCGCCAGCGTACGGAGAAACTCCATCAATCGC CTGAAACATGGCGTTTAA
- the LOC131262266 gene encoding zinc finger protein 567-like, whose amino-acid sequence MCEEISKVCRLCMEAIDLNHSMEDSTTLRMVEESLQMTFVFLEPFLSAEICDDCYYKIKDFSEFKENCRSMQELLWQDIENIEAANNAIGGNERCEKRKTKGKSFEIVDGADEIAIQNTVDEDAPKPEEPPVILNSTLLAHQSRAAEASVADNITISKTECLKVSLYCDKNNEFITNRRAYHECNLCHKSYNNLNKIQRHLLTHKEKRIHQCEYCPMSFRQNSSLQVHIRSHTKEKPFVCPHCGNAYGYYTLLKRHLYRYHAPESETSSSIEGQQTVKLIIASSAEL is encoded by the exons ATGTGTGAAGAAATTTCAAAAGTGTGTCGGTTATGCATGGAAGCGATCGACTTAAATCATTCTATGGAGGATAGCACGACGCTGCGGATGGTTGAAGAATCCCTTCAAATGACG TTCGTATTCTTAGAGCCATTCCTATCGGCAGAAATATGTGATGATTGCTACTACAAAATAAAGGACTTTTCCGAGTTCAAAGAAAACTGCCGCTCTATGCAGGAACTCCTATGGCAGGACATAGAGAATATTGAAGCTGCAAACAACGCGATAGGAGGAAACGAGCGatgtgaaaaaagaaagacaaaagGTAAATCATTCGAGATTGTTGATGGCGCAGATGAAATCGCAATCCAAAATACGGTTGATGAGGATGCCCCCAAACCAGAAGAGCCCCCTGTTATATTGAACAGCACTTTGCTAGCACACCAAAGCCGTGCTGCTGAGGCAAGTGTCGCCGATAACATTACAATCAGTAAAACAGAATGCCTCAAGGTTTCTCTCTACTGcgacaaaaataatgaattcatTACTAACAGGAGAGCATACCACGAGTGTAACCTGTGTCACAAATCGTATAATAATCT AAACAAAATCCAGCGACACTTACTTACccacaaagaaaaacgaattcaCCAGTGCGAATACTGCCCTATGTCGTTTCGACAAAACTCCAGCTTGCAGGTTCACATCCGGTCTCATACCAAGGAAAAACCGTTCGTTTGCCCCCACTGTGGAAATGCTTACGGATACTATACACTATTGAAAAGGCATCTGTATCGTTATCATGCTCCTGAAAGTGAAACCTCTTCCAGTATTGAAGGACAACAGActgtaaaattaattattgctTCATCGGCAGAACTTTGA
- the LOC131262272 gene encoding S-phase kinase-associated protein 1-like: protein MPTIKLQSSDGEVFDTDVQIAKCSGTIKTMLEDLGMDEGDDEVVPLPNVNSAILRKVLQWATFHKDDPIPVEDDDSKEKRTDDISSWDADFLKVDQGTLFELILAANYLDIKGLLDVTCKTVANMIKGKTPEEIRKTFNIKNDFTPAEEEQVRKENEWCEEK, encoded by the coding sequence ATGCCCACGATTAAGCTGCAGTCGTCCGATGGCGAAGTTTTCGACACCGATGTACAGATCGCCAAGTGTTCCGGAACGATCAAAACTATGCTGGAAGATCTGGGCATGGACGAGGGTGACGATGAGGTCGTTCCCCTGCCGAATGTGAATTCGGCCATCTTGCGGAAGGTACTGCAGTGGGCTACCTTTCACAAAGACGACCCGATCCCGGTCGAGGACGACGATAGCAAGGAAAAGCGCACGGATGACATCAGCTCGTGGGACGCCGACTTCCTGAAAGTTGATCAAGGTACACTGTTCGAGCTGATTCTGGCTGCCAACTACTTGGACATTAAGGGCTTGCTTGATGTGACCTGCAAAACCGTCGCCAACATGATCAAGGGTAAAACCCCGGAAGAGATCCGCAAGACGTTCAATATCAAGAACGACTTCACGCCCGCGGAGGAGGAGCAGGTCCGCAAGGAAAACGAGTGGTGTGAAGAAAAGTAG